From Rhodococcus antarcticus, the proteins below share one genomic window:
- a CDS encoding alpha,alpha-trehalose-phosphate synthase (UDP-forming), producing the protein MAASSTTSGADFVVVANRLPVDLDTQPDGERRWKRSPGGLVTALEPVLRSNDGAWVGWTGVADVDVDTFVEDGLTLHPVRLSAAEVTEYYEGFSNGTLWPLYHDVVATPEYHRHWWNSYVQVNQRFAEATAAIAAQGATVWVQDYQLQLVPKMLRELRPDLTIGFFLHIPFPPVELFMQLPWRTEIVQGLLGADLIGFHLPGGAQNFLYLSRRLAGQPASRASVGVRSRPGTVEVGDRTVRVGAFPISIDSGQLDELSRRPEVQARAAEIRAELGNPSRIILGVDRLDYTKGIDNRLHALHELLAEGRIDADETVMVQLATPSRENVGLYIKMREGIEQQVGRINGDWSKVGRPAVHYLHQPVPREELVALFVAADVMLVTPVRDGMNLVAKEYPACRGDLGGALVLSEFAGAAAELKDAYMVNPHDLDGVKDALVAALTQDPTEGRRRMRGLRRQVLTHDVDRWARSFLDSLGGVEQ; encoded by the coding sequence GTGGCGGCCAGCAGCACCACCAGCGGCGCGGACTTCGTCGTCGTCGCCAACCGTCTGCCCGTGGACCTGGACACCCAGCCGGACGGCGAGCGGCGCTGGAAGCGCAGCCCCGGCGGCCTGGTCACCGCGCTGGAGCCGGTGCTGCGCAGCAACGACGGCGCCTGGGTCGGCTGGACCGGCGTCGCGGACGTCGACGTGGACACGTTCGTCGAGGACGGGCTGACGCTGCACCCGGTCCGGCTGTCCGCGGCCGAGGTCACCGAATACTACGAGGGCTTCTCCAACGGCACCCTCTGGCCGCTCTACCACGACGTGGTGGCCACCCCGGAGTACCACCGGCACTGGTGGAACTCCTACGTGCAGGTCAACCAGCGCTTCGCCGAGGCCACCGCCGCGATCGCGGCGCAGGGTGCGACGGTGTGGGTGCAGGACTACCAGCTGCAGCTCGTGCCGAAGATGCTGCGCGAGCTCCGACCGGACCTCACCATCGGCTTCTTCCTGCACATCCCCTTCCCACCCGTGGAGCTGTTCATGCAGCTGCCGTGGCGCACGGAGATCGTGCAGGGCCTGCTGGGCGCCGACCTCATCGGCTTCCACCTGCCGGGCGGCGCGCAGAACTTCCTGTACCTCTCCCGCCGTCTCGCCGGGCAGCCCGCCTCCCGCGCCTCGGTGGGCGTGCGCTCCCGACCCGGCACCGTCGAGGTGGGCGACCGCACCGTCCGGGTGGGCGCGTTCCCCATCTCGATCGACTCCGGGCAGCTCGACGAGCTCTCCCGACGGCCCGAGGTGCAGGCCCGGGCCGCCGAGATCCGCGCCGAGCTCGGCAACCCGTCGAGGATCATCCTGGGCGTGGACCGCCTGGACTACACCAAGGGCATCGACAACCGGCTGCACGCGCTGCACGAGCTGCTCGCCGAGGGGCGCATCGACGCCGACGAGACCGTGATGGTGCAGCTGGCCACGCCGAGCCGCGAGAACGTCGGGCTCTACATCAAGATGCGCGAGGGCATCGAGCAGCAGGTGGGCCGGATCAACGGGGACTGGTCCAAGGTCGGCCGGCCGGCGGTGCACTACCTGCACCAGCCCGTGCCGCGCGAGGAGCTCGTGGCGCTGTTCGTCGCGGCCGACGTGATGCTGGTGACGCCGGTGCGCGACGGGATGAACCTGGTGGCGAAGGAGTACCCGGCCTGTCGCGGGGACCTCGGCGGCGCCCTGGTGCTCAGCGAGTTCGCCGGAGCCGCCGCCGAGCTCAAGGACGCGTACATGGTGAACCCGCACGACCTGGACGGGGTCAAGGACGCGCTGGTCGCCGCGCTCACCCAGGACCCGACCGAGGGTCGCAGGCGGATGCGCGGGCTGCGCAGGCAGGTGCTCACCCACGACGTGGACCGCTGGGCCCGCTCCTTCCTCGACTCGCTGGGCGGTGTCGAGCAGTAG
- a CDS encoding LacI family DNA-binding transcriptional regulator: MPGAGGPRRQATLATLAASLKVSRTTVSNAYNRPDQLSPALRERVLREAARLGYPGPDPVARSLRTRKAGAVGLLLTEALSYAFRDPAAVSFLAGLSEACEAAGQGLLLVPAHPGRDRTEASQAVLSAGVDGFVVYSVAEDDPYLAAVLRRGVPTVICDQPDGLDGVDRVGIDDRAAVRELAEHLITLGHRHFGVLCMRLGRDRNDGPASTERWRGARFHVQRERLEGLSDALSAAGLDLSEMPVVERFDHLVEQGQSAAAEALDADPGITALVCTTDVLALGALREARRRGLDVPGQLTVTGFDGVPQALAEGLTTVLQPVEEKGRAAGRLLLEPREAGVAATPRTVLLPTTLELGRTSSSPQQPKWFSGL; this comes from the coding sequence ATGCCAGGCGCAGGCGGACCACGACGGCAGGCCACGCTGGCCACGCTGGCGGCCTCGCTGAAGGTGTCGCGCACCACCGTGTCCAACGCCTACAACCGGCCCGACCAGCTCTCCCCGGCCCTGCGCGAGCGGGTGCTGCGGGAAGCGGCTCGGCTCGGCTACCCGGGCCCGGACCCCGTCGCCCGCTCGCTGCGGACCCGCAAGGCCGGTGCCGTGGGCCTGCTGCTGACCGAGGCGTTGTCCTACGCCTTCCGTGACCCCGCGGCCGTGAGCTTCCTGGCCGGGCTGTCCGAGGCGTGCGAGGCGGCGGGCCAGGGCCTGCTGCTGGTCCCCGCGCACCCGGGGCGGGACCGGACGGAGGCCTCGCAGGCCGTGCTCAGCGCCGGGGTGGACGGGTTCGTCGTCTACTCCGTGGCGGAGGACGACCCCTACCTCGCAGCCGTGCTCCGCCGGGGCGTGCCGACGGTCATCTGCGACCAGCCGGACGGCCTCGACGGGGTCGACCGGGTGGGCATCGACGACCGGGCCGCCGTCCGCGAGCTCGCCGAGCACCTGATCACGCTGGGGCACCGGCACTTCGGTGTGCTGTGCATGCGGCTGGGCCGCGACCGCAACGACGGTCCCGCGTCGACCGAGCGCTGGCGCGGTGCGCGCTTCCACGTGCAGCGCGAGCGGCTCGAGGGGCTCTCGGACGCTCTGTCCGCAGCCGGCCTCGACCTCTCGGAGATGCCGGTGGTCGAGCGCTTCGACCACCTCGTCGAGCAGGGACAGTCCGCGGCGGCCGAGGCACTGGATGCCGATCCCGGGATCACGGCCCTGGTGTGCACCACGGACGTCCTGGCCCTGGGGGCGCTGCGAGAGGCCCGCCGCCGCGGCCTCGACGTGCCCGGCCAGCTCACCGTCACCGGGTTCGACGGCGTGCCCCAGGCGCTGGCCGAGGGGTTGACCACGGTGCTGCAGCCCGTGGAGGAGAAGGGCCGCGCGGCGGGACGCCTGCTGCTCGAGCCGCGCGAGGCCGGGGTGGCCGCCACGCCACGCACCGTGCTGCTGCCGACCACGCTCGAGCTCGGCCGCACGTCGAGCTCGCCCCAGCAGCCGAAGTGGTTCTCCGGCCTCTGA
- a CDS encoding WhiB family transcriptional regulator translates to MTSSVHSVAVDERQWQQHGACGGLEDARFFHPDNERGPDRLAREEGAKRVCDACPVLDRCREHALSVGEPYGVWGGLGEGERRAILGLRRRSGTPRQAPS, encoded by the coding sequence ATGACGAGCTCGGTGCACAGCGTGGCGGTGGACGAGCGGCAGTGGCAGCAGCACGGGGCGTGCGGCGGCCTCGAGGACGCCCGCTTCTTCCACCCCGACAACGAGCGCGGCCCCGACCGGCTCGCCCGCGAGGAGGGCGCCAAGCGGGTCTGCGACGCGTGCCCGGTGCTCGACCGGTGCCGTGAGCACGCCCTCTCCGTCGGCGAGCCCTACGGGGTGTGGGGTGGGCTGGGCGAGGGCGAGAGACGCGCCATCCTCGGGCTCCGCCGCAGGTCAGGGACGCCGCGGCAGGCGCCGTCCTGA
- a CDS encoding threonine/serine ThrE exporter family protein, with protein sequence MSWVRRRTGAAHLPQHRGHGHPGVLGNSWPEVGEPTPDGGIAAPVAYHRDPGPELADDASVTEVLDLALRIGEVLLSSGTAAMDTTGYVLAVTGAYGLPRCEVDITFTSITISAHRGLSRPPVNTLRVVNYRSLDYTRLAEVDRLVVAAQRGELTATTAHTELDRITTAAHPYPRWVATAAWAGMAASVALLLGGGPLVIAVAFVATVTIDRTNRLLNRIGLPFFFQQVVGGFIATMPAVALYAAQGGLGISVRPSQVVAAGIVVLLSGLSLVGSVQDAITGALVTGTARFAEVMVLTAGIIVGLGLALKLSTGVGVALPPLAETSTGFTDLPVQVIGAAGTSAFFALASYAERRALLAAAAAGAVGWLVYGLLTQAGSGPVLASAAAATLVGLAGGVISRRTRIPPMVVTVSGIAPLLPALAVYRGLYGLTDDSVVQGFSELGGALAVAGALAAGVVLGEWVSLPVRTGLSRLEHRLDGGRDGS encoded by the coding sequence GTGAGCTGGGTCCGCAGGCGGACGGGTGCGGCGCACCTGCCCCAGCACCGGGGGCACGGCCACCCCGGGGTGCTCGGCAACAGCTGGCCCGAGGTCGGCGAGCCCACCCCGGACGGCGGGATCGCCGCACCCGTGGCCTACCACCGCGACCCCGGTCCGGAGCTGGCCGACGACGCGAGCGTCACCGAGGTGCTGGACCTGGCCCTGCGCATCGGCGAGGTGCTGCTCTCCAGCGGCACCGCCGCCATGGACACCACCGGGTACGTGCTGGCGGTGACCGGTGCCTACGGCCTGCCGCGGTGCGAGGTGGACATCACCTTCACCTCCATCACCATCAGCGCGCACCGCGGGCTGAGCCGGCCTCCGGTGAACACCCTGCGGGTCGTGAACTACCGCTCGCTGGACTACACCCGGCTCGCCGAGGTCGACCGGCTCGTCGTCGCCGCCCAGCGCGGCGAGCTGACCGCCACGACGGCGCACACCGAGCTCGACCGCATCACCACCGCCGCACACCCCTACCCACGCTGGGTGGCCACGGCGGCCTGGGCCGGCATGGCCGCGTCGGTGGCCCTGCTGCTCGGTGGTGGCCCGCTGGTCATCGCGGTCGCGTTCGTCGCCACCGTGACCATCGACCGCACCAACCGGCTGCTCAACCGGATCGGTCTGCCGTTCTTCTTCCAGCAGGTGGTCGGCGGCTTCATCGCGACCATGCCCGCCGTGGCGCTGTACGCCGCGCAGGGCGGGCTGGGCATCAGCGTGCGGCCGTCCCAGGTGGTCGCGGCGGGGATCGTCGTGCTGCTCTCGGGGCTGTCGCTGGTGGGCAGCGTGCAGGACGCGATCACCGGCGCACTGGTCACCGGCACCGCCCGCTTCGCGGAGGTGATGGTCCTGACCGCGGGGATCATCGTGGGCCTGGGGCTCGCGCTGAAGCTGTCCACCGGCGTCGGGGTGGCGCTGCCCCCGCTCGCGGAGACCAGCACCGGGTTCACCGACCTCCCGGTCCAGGTGATCGGGGCGGCCGGAACCTCGGCCTTCTTCGCGCTGGCCTCCTACGCCGAGCGGCGCGCGCTGCTGGCCGCCGCCGCAGCCGGGGCTGTGGGCTGGCTGGTGTACGGCCTGCTGACCCAGGCCGGCTCGGGACCCGTGCTCGCCTCGGCGGCGGCCGCGACCCTGGTCGGACTGGCCGGCGGGGTCATCTCACGACGCACCCGCATCCCGCCGATGGTGGTCACCGTCAGCGGGATCGCGCCGCTGCTGCCGGCCCTGGCGGTCTACCGCGGGCTGTACGGGCTCACCGACGACTCCGTCGTGCAGGGGTTCAGCGAGCTCGGCGGTGCGCTGGCCGTCGCCGGTGCGCTCGCGGCGGGGGTGGTGCTCGGCGAGTGGGTGTCGCTGCCCGTCCGGACCGGGCTCTCCCGGCTCGAGCACCGCCTGGACGGTGGGCGGGACGGGTCTTGA